The Pseudomonas graminis region CCGAAGTCACTGGGCGACTAGCGCTGTAAAACTTAGCGAAATCAGCAGCTTAAGATCCGCTGGCGTCCTAGTTCGGACCGCTTTGCGATAACGCTGATAGCCAAATACTCTAAAAATTGGCGAGACCGCTGTAGATGTCACTACAAACCGGCGGTGTTTATCGCAGCGTGTTTGCGGGACACTGACCACCCTTTTTTGTGAGACAGGAGCCAGGAGCGCCCCATGACTGCCAGTGCAGAAAAATTCACCCGGCAAACGCTGCTGGACGTTACGCCGCTGACTCCCAGTCTCTTTACCTTTCGCACCACCCGCGACCCCGGCTTCCGCTTTACGGCAGGACAATTCGCACGACTGGGCGTGACCAAGCCTGACGGAACGACGGTGTGGCGGGCCTATTCAGTGGTGTCCTCGCCCTTCGATGAGTTTCTCGAGTTCTTCTCCATCGTCGTGCCCAATGGCGAATTCACCAGCGAGTTGAGCCGGCTTCGTCAGGGCGACACGCTGATGGTGGAAAAACAGGCGGTGGGTTACCTGACCCTCGATCGCTTCACGGACGGTCGCGACCTCTGGATGTTGTCCACAGGCACCGGCGTGGCGCCGTTCCTGTCGATCTTGCAGGACTTCGAGGTCTGGGAGAAATTCGAGCGCATCATTCTGGTGTACAGCGTCCGCGAGTCCCGGGAACTGGCCTATCAGCAGCTCATCGCCGAGCTGACCCGGCGCGAGTATCTGGCCGAGTACGCGCACAAGTTCACGTTCATTGCCACCGTCACGCGGAAGCCGCATCCGGGTGCGCTTAACGGGCGCATTACCACGCTGATCGAGAACGGTGAATTGGAGAAAGCGGCCGGCGTCGAGCTGACGCCTGAACATTCACGGGTGATGATTTGCGGCAACCCGCAGATGATCGAAGACACCCGCGCGATACTCAAAACCCGCGACATGCGCCTGGCATTGACGCGCAAGCCGGGTCAGATTGCGGTGGAGAATTACTGGTAGTTGAACAACGGGGCGAACGCAAAACCCTGTGGAAGCGAGCTTGCTCGCGAAGAAGCGGGCACATCCGCCAAGTCTCCAGCGGCGGGTATGCCATCTTCGCGAGCAAGCTCGCTCCCACACGTCCAGCGGCGAGCGGTGATTTCGAGCCATCCCCCGATCCTGTGGGAGCGAGCTTGCTCGCGAAGCCCGCGTTCAGTACGCAGAGAAACAGCCGGATGCTGGCAGCCCTCAGCCGTTAAACGAACCGATCAGGCGTCACTGGCAGTGGCGCAGCCGGCTTGTTGTTTTGCTCTTTCAGCAGGTCGCGGATTTCGCCCAGCAGCACCTCTTCCTTCGATGGCGTTGGCGGCAGGGTCGGCGCCTTGGCCTCTTCGCGCTTCAGGCGGTTGATCGCCTTGACGCCCATGAAGATGGCGAATGCCACAATGATGAAGTCGATCACGGTCTGGATGAACTTGCCGTAAGCCAGCACCACTGCAGGGGCGGTCCCTTCGGCGGGCCGCAGCATGATGGCCAGATCACTGAAGTCCACGCCGCCGATCAGCAAGCCGAGTGGCGGCATGATTACATCGCCGACGAACGACGAAACGATCTTGCCGAATGCCGCGCCGATGATGATCCCGACGGCCATGTCGACGACGTTTCCTTTTACGGCAAAGGCTTTGAACTCGCTTAGTACGCTCATGGGTGTATTCCTTTGTTACAGATGAGAGTGGTCAATGCAGTGTAAGTCAGCTAGCTGCATCTCGCTTAATCCATGCAATCGACCGGGTACGTCCTTGTAAGTTTTATTCAATCCTCCAAAAACATGGGTGGCTGGTAGCGCTGCGCCCGACGGTTTGACGCATCGGGTATGATTGCCCCCTTTTTACATCGGGGGTGTCATGGCCAAGGCCAAACGCATGTACGGCTGCACCGAGTGCGGTTCGACGTTTCCCAAGTGGGCCGGCCAGTGCAGCGAATGCGGCGCCTGGAATACCCTCGTTGAAACCGTGATCGACAACAGCACGGCGGCGGCGCCCAGCGGTCGTTCCGGCTGGACCGGCCAACAGGCACAGATCAAAACCCTGGCCGAAGTCAGTGTCGAAG contains the following coding sequences:
- a CDS encoding ferredoxin--NADP reductase gives rise to the protein MTASAEKFTRQTLLDVTPLTPSLFTFRTTRDPGFRFTAGQFARLGVTKPDGTTVWRAYSVVSSPFDEFLEFFSIVVPNGEFTSELSRLRQGDTLMVEKQAVGYLTLDRFTDGRDLWMLSTGTGVAPFLSILQDFEVWEKFERIILVYSVRESRELAYQQLIAELTRREYLAEYAHKFTFIATVTRKPHPGALNGRITTLIENGELEKAAGVELTPEHSRVMICGNPQMIEDTRAILKTRDMRLALTRKPGQIAVENYW
- the mscL gene encoding large-conductance mechanosensitive channel protein MscL, whose translation is MSVLSEFKAFAVKGNVVDMAVGIIIGAAFGKIVSSFVGDVIMPPLGLLIGGVDFSDLAIMLRPAEGTAPAVVLAYGKFIQTVIDFIIVAFAIFMGVKAINRLKREEAKAPTLPPTPSKEEVLLGEIRDLLKEQNNKPAAPLPVTPDRFV